From one Calypte anna isolate BGI_N300 chromosome 11, bCalAnn1_v1.p, whole genome shotgun sequence genomic stretch:
- the SIAH1 gene encoding E3 ubiquitin-protein ligase SIAH1 isoform X1 has product MTGRSASSFLYSWKGVLYACLPGSKTSKGKEMSRQTATALPTGTSKCTPSQRVPALTGTTASNNDLASLFECPVCFDYVLPPILQCQSGHLVCSNCRPKLTCCPTCRGPLGSIRNLAMEKVANSVLFPCKYASSGCEITLPHTEKADHEELCEFRPYSCPCPGASCKWQGSLDAVMPHLMHQHKSITTLQGEDIVFLATDINLPGAVDWVMMQSCFGFHFMLVLEKQEKYDGHQQFFAIVQLIGTRKQAENFAYRLELNGHRRRLTWEATPRSIHEGIATAIMNSDCLVFDTSIAQLFAENGNLGINVTISMC; this is encoded by the exons ATGACGGGGAGATCTGCCTCCAGCTTTCTGTATTCTTGGAAGGGCGTCCTGTATGCGTGCTTGCCGGGAAGTAAAACCAGCAAGGGGAAAG AAATGAGCCGTCAGACTGCTACAGCACTACCTACAGGTACTTCAAAGTGTACGCCATCACAGAGAGTGCCTGCGCTGACTGGCACTACAGCTTCCAATAATGACTTGGCTAGTCTCTTTGAGTGTCCTGTGTGTTTTGACTATGTGCTGCCACCAATTCTTCAGTGTCAGAGTGGCCATCTTGTTTGTAGCAACTGTCGCCCCAAACTTACGTGCTGCCCAACTTGCCGAGGCCCGCTGGGCTCCATTCGTAACCTGGCTATGGAGAAAGTTGCCAATTCTGTACTATTCCCATGTAAATATGCCTCTTCCGGATGTGAGATAACTCTgccacacacagaaaaagcagacCATGAGGAGCTGTGTGAGTTTAGGCCTTATTCCTGTCCATGTCCCGGTGCTTCATGTAAATGGCAAGGTTCTCTGGATGCTGTAATGCCACATCTGATGCATCAACATAAGTCCATTACAACACTTCAGGGAGAAGATATAGTGTTCCTTGCTACAGACATTAATCTTCCTGGTGCTGTTGACTGGGTTATGATGCAGTCTTGTTTTGGCTTTCATTTCATGTTAGTATtggagaaacaggaaaagtaTGATGGTCACCAGCAGTTCTTTGCAATTGTACAGCTGATAGGAACACGCAAGCAAGCTGAAAACTTTGCGTATCGACTTGAGTTAAATGGTCATAGGCGGCGATTGACTTGGGAAGCAACTCCTCGATCTATTCATGAGGGAATTGCAACAGCCATTATGAATAGTGACTGTCTAGTCTTTGACACCAGCATTGCACAGCTCTTTGCAGAAAACGGCAATTTAGGCATCAATGTAACTATATCCATGTGTTGA
- the SIAH1 gene encoding E3 ubiquitin-protein ligase SIAH1 isoform X2 yields MSRQTATALPTGTSKCTPSQRVPALTGTTASNNDLASLFECPVCFDYVLPPILQCQSGHLVCSNCRPKLTCCPTCRGPLGSIRNLAMEKVANSVLFPCKYASSGCEITLPHTEKADHEELCEFRPYSCPCPGASCKWQGSLDAVMPHLMHQHKSITTLQGEDIVFLATDINLPGAVDWVMMQSCFGFHFMLVLEKQEKYDGHQQFFAIVQLIGTRKQAENFAYRLELNGHRRRLTWEATPRSIHEGIATAIMNSDCLVFDTSIAQLFAENGNLGINVTISMC; encoded by the coding sequence ATGAGCCGTCAGACTGCTACAGCACTACCTACAGGTACTTCAAAGTGTACGCCATCACAGAGAGTGCCTGCGCTGACTGGCACTACAGCTTCCAATAATGACTTGGCTAGTCTCTTTGAGTGTCCTGTGTGTTTTGACTATGTGCTGCCACCAATTCTTCAGTGTCAGAGTGGCCATCTTGTTTGTAGCAACTGTCGCCCCAAACTTACGTGCTGCCCAACTTGCCGAGGCCCGCTGGGCTCCATTCGTAACCTGGCTATGGAGAAAGTTGCCAATTCTGTACTATTCCCATGTAAATATGCCTCTTCCGGATGTGAGATAACTCTgccacacacagaaaaagcagacCATGAGGAGCTGTGTGAGTTTAGGCCTTATTCCTGTCCATGTCCCGGTGCTTCATGTAAATGGCAAGGTTCTCTGGATGCTGTAATGCCACATCTGATGCATCAACATAAGTCCATTACAACACTTCAGGGAGAAGATATAGTGTTCCTTGCTACAGACATTAATCTTCCTGGTGCTGTTGACTGGGTTATGATGCAGTCTTGTTTTGGCTTTCATTTCATGTTAGTATtggagaaacaggaaaagtaTGATGGTCACCAGCAGTTCTTTGCAATTGTACAGCTGATAGGAACACGCAAGCAAGCTGAAAACTTTGCGTATCGACTTGAGTTAAATGGTCATAGGCGGCGATTGACTTGGGAAGCAACTCCTCGATCTATTCATGAGGGAATTGCAACAGCCATTATGAATAGTGACTGTCTAGTCTTTGACACCAGCATTGCACAGCTCTTTGCAGAAAACGGCAATTTAGGCATCAATGTAACTATATCCATGTGTTGA